The Acanthochromis polyacanthus isolate Apoly-LR-REF ecotype Palm Island chromosome 5, KAUST_Apoly_ChrSc, whole genome shotgun sequence genome includes a window with the following:
- the abhd14a gene encoding protein ABHD14A, whose amino-acid sequence MNFLRNRLVVLGLVLLATLLLYLLLPSIRQGSMEPSLEAQRIGLMVTPPPPIPTINVSIRTGQLPGDPPLFFREALPVDAAGRQILPRLQVVLLHGQAFTSKTWEELGTMALLATNGYQALAMDLPGYGKSPNSEALKTDQNRVDLLSRFMESLGVRAAVLLSPSMSGHYSIPFLMKNSAQLHGFIPIAPVGTKSYSPQQYQNIQTPTLIVFGALDTNLGAQSQKSLLQLPNRSVLKLEGARHACYMDKPREFHQGLIEFLSTLKRDV is encoded by the exons ATGAATTTCTTGCGCAACCGCCTTGTGGTTCTGGGCTTGGTgttgttagccacattactgctgtACCTGCTGCTGCCATCCATCCGCCAGGGCAGCATGGAGCCGTCACTTGAAGCTCAAAGAATAGGGCTGATGgtgactcctcctcctccaattCCAACCATCAACGTGTCTATTCGCACCGGTCAGCTGCCTGGGGACCCTCCACTGTTCTTTCGAGAAGCTTTACCTGTAGATGCAGCTGGACGGCAGATATTACCAAG GCTGCAGGTGGTCCTCCTGCATGGACAAGCCTTTACATCTAAAACCTGGGAGGAACTCGGTACGATGGCTCTTCTGGCAACTAATGGATATCAAGCCTTAGCCATGGACCTGCCAG GATATGGCAAATCACCAAACTCTGAGGCTCTGAAGACTGACCAGAATCGGGTGGACCTGCTATCAAGGTTCATGGAGTCTTTGGGTGTCAGAGCAGCAGTACTTTTAAGCCCCTCAATGAGTGGGCATTACTCCATCCCCTTCCTCATGAAGAACAGCGCTCAGCTGCACGGCTTTATTCCTATCGCACCAGTGGGTACCAAGAGTTACTCTCCACAGCAATACCAAAACATTCAG ACTCCCACTCTGATAGTGTTTGGAGCCCTGGACACAAATTTGGGAGCCCAGTCCCAGAAGAGCCTCTTACAACTTCCAAATCGCTCCGTGCTAAAGCTAGAAGGAGCTCGACATGCTTGCTACATGGACAAACCCAGAGAATTTCACCAAGGATTGATCGAATTCCTCAGCACGCTGAAGAGAGACGTGTAG
- the tusc2b gene encoding tumor suppressor 2, mitochondrial calcium regulator b: protein MGGSGSKSKGFWPFSGSGSVDDPTKDGNEQSLARVRTFPGATPFVFTRRSSMFFDEDGDLAHEFYEETIVTKNGRKKAKLKRIQKNLTAQGIIKLDHPCIHVDFPVVLCEA from the exons ATGGGGGGTAGTGGCTCCAAATCCAAGGgattttggcctttttctgGCTCAGGCAGTGTGGATGACCCAACCAAAGATGGAAACGAGCAGTCACTGGCAAGAGTTCGAACTTTCCCAGGTGCAACGCCTTTTGTGTTTACCAGACGAAG ctctaTGTTCTTTGATGAAGATGGCGATTTGGCCCACGAGTTCTATGAAGAGACgattgtgacaaaaaatggccGTAAAAAAGCCAAGCTGAAAAGAATTCAAAAGAACTTAACAGCTCAG GGAATTATAAAGCTGGACCACCCGTGCATCCATGTAGATTTCCCAGTTGTCCTCTGTGAAGCCTGA
- the hyal2b gene encoding hyaluronidase-2: MGAVLDSVLTTAGQLPWLLLTLFTWWTVLCSADTKQTRWPLYSQKPVLLAWNAPTQECTPRHGVTLSLDQFDIVATPNEGFVRQNLTIFYKERLGLYPYYERGGTAVNGGLPQLASLSQHYEKMPEGLEKYIRESNAKGLAVIDWEEWRPLWIRNWYTKDIYRNKSREMVAKKNQNWTPEQVGKVAQQEFELSARKFMLETLRLAKNLRPNQLWGFYLFPDCYNHDYRNGLKNYTGRCPAVEVARNDQLNWLWMECTAFFPSIYMGSVLRSTKHGRLFVRNRVKEAMRLASVGDGLARPVFVYTRPTYISQMTLLTETDLVSTIGESVALGAAGVIFWGDTSYADSSVSCSTVNQYLLGPLGRYLLNVSTAAEQCSQVLCKSHGRCLRRAPDSDVYLHLSPSTHQITTESGKLKVTGVPGQAELAVFRTHFQCQCYSGYRGDSCAQKEKGQNRASSVFGAWPLCLLLPLGLLTLLH, translated from the exons ATGGGGGCTGTATTAGACTCTGTCCTCACCACAGCTGGCCAGCTGCCATGGCTGCTGCTGACCCTGTTTACATGGTGGACAGTCTTGTGTTCTGCAGATACAAAGCAGACAAGATGGCCATTATATTCCCAGAAACCAGTGCTTCTTGCGTGGAATGCCCCAACACAGGAGTGCACGCCACGACATGGTGTAACTTTGTCTTTGGACCAGTTTGACATTGTCGCAACTCCCAATGAGGGCTTTGTCCGACAGAATCTCACTATTTTCTATAAGGAACGCCTTGGGTTGTATCCCTATTATGAGCGTGGTGGTACTGCAGTGAATGGAGGTCTTCCACAGCTTGCCAGTCTCAGTCAGCACTATGAAAAGATGCCTGAAGGTCTGGAGAAATACATAAGAGAGAGCAATGCAAAAGGCTTGGCTGTTATTGACTGGGAGGAGTGGCGTCCATTGTGGATCAGAAATTGGTATACTAAAGATATCTATCGAAATAAATCTCGTGAAATGGTAGccaaaaagaatcaaaattGGACCCCAGAACAAGTGGGGAAAGTTGCACAACAAGAATTTGAGCTGTCAGCTCGAAAATTCATGCTGGAAACTCTGAGACTTGCCAAGAATCTGAGGCCCAATCAGCTGTGGGGCTTCTACCTTTTCCCAGATTGTTACAACCATGACTACAGGAATGGCCTGAAAAACTACACTGGCCGCTGTCCTGCTGTGGAAGTGGCCCGCAACGATCAGCTTAACTGGTTGTGGATGGAGTGTACGGCATTTTTTCCGTCCATCTACATGGGTTCTGTACTACGCTCTACAAAGCATGGACGCCTCTTTGTCCGAAACAGGGTGAAGGAGGCGATGCGCCTGGCATCTGTTGGAGATGGATTAGCAcgtcctgtttttgtttatacAAGACCTACGTACATCAGTCAGATGACCCTCCTAACTGAG ACTGATTTGGTCTCCACCATTGGTGAGAGTGTCGCACTTGGAGCTGCAGGTGTGATCTTCTGGGGTGACACCTCCTATGCAGACAGCAGT GTCAGCTGCTCCACAGTAAATCAGTATCTTCTGGGACCGCTGGGCAGGTACCTGCTCAATGTGtccactgcagcagagcagtgcAGCCAGGTGCTGTGTAAATCCCACGGCCGCTGTCTTCGCCGAGCACCAGACAGTGATGTGTACCTGCATCTCAGCCCCTCAACACATCAGATAACTACTGAAAGTGGCAAGCTGAAGGTTACAGGAGTCCCTGGCCAAGCCGAGCTGGCTGTTTTCCGCACACACTTCCAGTGCCAGTGCTACAGTGGATACAGGGGTGATAGCTGTgctcaaaaagaaaaagggCAAAATAGAGCTTCCTCTGTCTTTGGGGCCTGGCCTCTTTGCCTTTTACTCCCTCTTGGACTCCTCACCCTGCTCCACTGA